In the Alistipes provencensis genome, ATCATCGACTACACGGTGAAACTGGGTCTGCGGATCGGCATCGTCGGCCTGTACAACATCCAGTTCATCGTGGCCGGCGACGACGACGTCTATGTCATCGAGGTCAATCCGCGCTCGTCGCGCACGGTGCCGTTCCTCTCCAAGTCGACGGGCGTGCCGATGGCCCACATCGCCACGCAGGTCATCCTCGGAAAATCGTTGCGCGAGCAGGGCATCACCGAGGTCTGCGGCAAGGAGAAGGAGCGCTGGTACGTCAAGGCCCCGGCCTTCTCGTTTGCCAAGATCCGCGGCATGGATTCCTACCTCTCGCCGGAGATGAAATCGACGGGCGAGGCGATCGGCTACGACGACAAGATCACGCGGGCGCTTTACAAGGCCCTGCAGGCCACGGGTATGCACGTTTCGAACTACGGAACGATCTTCGTCACCATCGCCGACCACGACAAGGAGCAGGCGCTTCCGCTCGTAAAGCGGTTCTACGATCTGGGCTTCAACATCGAGGCGACGACCGGGACGGCGGAGTTCCTGCGCGAACACGGCATCCGCACCCGCACGCGCCGCAAACTCAACGAGGGCAGTTCCGAGATCATCGACGCGCTGCGTCAGGGACATGTCAGCTATGTGATCAACACGATCGACATCAACCAGCACAACACGCGTCTGGACGGTTACGAAATCCGCCGCACGGCTGTCGAGAACAACGTGACGGTCTTCACGGCGTTGGAAACGGTGAAGGTGCTGCTGGACGTGCTGGAGGAGATTACACTGCGCGTTTCGACCATAGATTCCAAGTAATTTCGATTTTATGCGGCATATTTCGTCCTTCCTTGCTTGCCGCGAATGGGCAGTATCTCGTGTACAGCCCATCCGCGTCAATCTTCGGTCAGGCCGAAATCTGCTCGCCTGAAATCAAAATTCCGGGTGAAGTGTGCTCTTGTAACTCCGACAAGACGCCGAAGTTATCCACAGATTGTGATATGCGGAGGGTTTTGGTACTTTTGCCCTCAAAAGTACGGAAAAGAAAATTTATGTATAAGAAAGGCATATATAAAGTTCTCACGAACGAACCGCTGACCGATGCGGTGTGGCGGATGACGCTCGCCGGCGACACGCAGTGGATCACGGCGCCCGGACAGTTCGTCAATATCGCGCTGGAGGGCAGGTATTTGCGCCGGCCCATCTCGGTCTGCGATTTCGATGACAGCTCGATCACGCTGATCTACAAGGTCGTGGGCGGAGGCACCGAACAGATGAGCCGGATGCAGGCGGGCGAGGAGCTCGACCTGCTGACGGGTCTGGGCAACGGTTTCTCGACCCGGAACGATGCGCGGCGGCCCCTGCTGGTCGGGGGCGGCGTGGGCGTTCCGCCGCTTTACAATCTGGCGAAGCGACTCCTTGCCGAGGGCAAACCGGTGCAGGTGGTGCTGGGTTTCAACACCGCCTCGGAAGTCTTCTACGAGGAGGAGTTCCGCGCACTGGGGTGCGAGGTCACCGTTTCGACGGCCGACGGTTCGCGGGGTGTCGAAGGGTTCGTCACCACGGCCATCGCCGACCGGGAGATGGATTTCGATTATTTTTACGCCTGCGGTCCGCTGCCGATGCTCCACGCGCTGTACAACGCCACGGAACGCGACGGACAACTGTCGTTCGAGGAGCGCATGGGGTGCGGATTCGGCGCCTGCATGGGCTGTTCGTGCAAAACCAAATACGGCAACAAACGCATCTGCAAGGAGGGGCCGGTATTGGAGAAAGGAGAGATCATATGGTAGACACATCGGTCGAACTGTGCGGCCTCAGGCTGGACAATCCGGTCGTTCCGGCCAGCGGGACTTTCGGTTACGGCAACGAATTCCGGGAGTTCTACGACATCAACGTCCTCGGGTCGTTCTCGTTCAAGGGCACCACGCGGGAGCCGCGCTTCGGTAACCCCACGCCCCGCATCGCCGAGTGCGAAGCCGGGATGATAAACGCCGTGGGATTGCAGAATCCCGGCATCGACGCCGTGATCCGCGAGGAACTGCCGCGGCTGAAAACCTTTTTCCGGAAACCCGTCATCGCCAATATTTCGGGATTCTCGGTCGAGGAGTACGCCTACTGCTGCGAGCGGATCGACAAGCAGGAGCAGGTCGGCATCATCGAGGTCAACGTCTCGTGCCCCAACGTGCGGCACGGCGGCATGTCGTTCGGCACCTGCCCGGATGCCGCCGCCGAGGTGACGCGCGCCGTGAAGGCGGTGACGACGAAGCCCGTGTTCATCAAACTCTCGCCCAACGTCACGGACATCGTTTCGATCGCCCGGGCCTGCGAGGAGGCGGGGGCCGACGGCATCTGTCTGATAAATACGCTGCTGGGCATGCGCATCGACGTCGCCCGCCGCCGTCCGGTCATCGCCAACACGATGGGCGGATTCTCGGGCGCCGCGGTCTTTCCCGTTGCCCTCAGGATGGTCTATCAGGTCGCCAAGGCGTGCCGGATTCCCGTGATGGGGTGCGGCGGCGTCACGACGGCCCGCGACGTGATCGAGATGATGATGGCCGGGGCCACGGCCGTGCAGGTCGGGGCTGCCAATCTGGTGAACCCCTACGCTTCGAAGGAGATCGTCGAGGCCCTGCCCGGCGAGATGGAGCGGCTGGGGATTGAAAAATTATCGGATATAATCGGCATCGTATGATCGCATGGCATCTTCGGCACTTCCCTCGCCGGCTTCGGCAGTCGCATACGTCAGGTATGCTCCTGCTTTGCCGGCTTCACGAAGCCCCGAACCTGCCGTACGCTGATACGATGCAGAATTAAGAAAAATATGCAACACGACGTAATCATAGCCTGCGACTTCAAGTCGGCAGAAGACACCTTCAGGTTCCTTGATCTTTTCAAAGACGAGGCCCGCAAACCCTTTCTGAAGATCGGCATGGAACTCTTCTACGCCGAGGGACCCTCGATCGTGCGCGAGATCAAGCGCCGGGGGCACAAGATTTTCCTCGATCTGAAGCTCCACGACATCCCCAACACCGTGAAAAAGGCGATGGCCGTGCTGTCGCGGCTGGACGTGGACATGTGCAACGTCCATGCGGCCGGCACGATCGAGATGATGAAGGCCGCCCTCGAAGGGCTCACCCGCGCCGACGGTACGCGGCCCCTGCTGATCGCCGTGACGCAGCTCACCTCGACCAGCGAGGAGCGCATGCGCGGCGAACTGCTGATCGACGCTTCGATCAACGACACGATCGTGAAATACGCGCAGAACACCCGCGATGCCGGGCTGGACGGCGTGGTCTGCTCGCCGCTGGAGGCCGGGATGGTGCACGAGGCGTGCGGGAAAGAGTTCCTCACGATCACGCCCGGCGTGCGATTTGCAGACGGGGATGTAGCGGATCAGGTGCGCGTCACGACCCCTGCCCGCGCCCGTGAGATCGGCTCCGACTTCATCGTCGTGGGACGCCCGATCACGGCTGCGGAGGACCCCGTGGCGGCTTACCGCAGGTGCGTGGCCGAATTCGTCGGATAATTCGCAAAATCGCTTTTTACGGCGTTATGCGTCGTCGCCGGACTGCTCATTTACCGCTGTAAACTCCGCGTCCGGCTCCTTGCAGGCCTTGTAAAAAGACAATTTATCGAATTACTTTAAACTGTATAGCTTATGAAACCGGTAAAACTTTTCTACCTGAAATCGTGCCCCTTCTGCAAGAAGGCGCTGCGCTACATCGAGGAGGCGAAGGCCGCCCATCCGGAGCTGGCCGCTGTCGGGATCGAGATGATCGAGGAGTCGGAGGAGCCCGAGGTGGCCGACACGTTCGACTACTACTATGTGCCGACGTTCTACGTCGACGGGGTGAAGGTCCACGAGGGAGGTATCTATCCCGACGAGGTAGAGAAGATTTTACGCTCGGCGCTGGAATAGATGACGATTTTGCTGCGCATCCTGCTGATGGCGTTCGGTGCCGTTAGCCTGTTGCCTGCCGGGGCGCAAACCCCTGCGGGAGACGCCGTGTCCGACTTCGACTTCGCCGTCGACGCGGTGGAGCGCGCCTATGCGGGCTATCCGGACAAGACCGCGAACCGCGGGGCGGAATACGCGGCGCTGAAAGAGCGGCTGCGGAGCGGGATCGCCTCGGGGCGCGACACCTATGACGCCGTTGCCGAGTATCTCGGCTGGTTCGACGATTCGCACCTCGGAACGGAGGGCGTAAGGACTTACCGGCCCAAATCGGTCCGCCGACCTTCGGATTACGCGGCACGGATGGAGCGTTATGACCCGCAGTTCACCCATTGCCGGGTGGACGGCGAAACGTATCTGATCCGTTTCCCGTCGTGCGACCTGAATGAAGAACAGGCCGCTTGGGTGCGGACTGCCGTGCGGGCTTATCTGGCCTCGGGATGTGAAAATCTGATCCTCGACATCCGCGGCAACGGCGGCGGGAGCGACAGTGCCTATGAACCGCTGCTCAAACTGCTCTACGACCACGAAGGGGTGGAGGATGCCATGGAGTACCGCGTTTCGGAACTGGCCGTCGCCCATGTGGGGGAGTTTGCCGGCGATACGGAGCGGGGACGCGCGAAGATCGCACGGATGGAACGCACTCCGGCAGGGGAGTTCCTAACGGACGGACCGAAAAC is a window encoding:
- a CDS encoding S41 family peptidase is translated as MTILLRILLMAFGAVSLLPAGAQTPAGDAVSDFDFAVDAVERAYAGYPDKTANRGAEYAALKERLRSGIASGRDTYDAVAEYLGWFDDSHLGTEGVRTYRPKSVRRPSDYAARMERYDPQFTHCRVDGETYLIRFPSCDLNEEQAAWVRTAVRAYLASGCENLILDIRGNGGGSDSAYEPLLKLLYDHEGVEDAMEYRVSELAVAHVGEFAGDTERGRAKIARMERTPAGEFLTDGPKTYRIRYDSVSPRPRRAGLLIDGKVGSSGEQLVLEVRASSRRTTVYGQDNTLGCLDFSNCEILYFPQDSTRWMMLPTTRSCRVSEGRGIDSAGIAPDVRIPLPLPEILTDNVDTWVRWVADDLKTEN
- a CDS encoding dihydroorotate dehydrogenase electron transfer subunit, which produces MYKKGIYKVLTNEPLTDAVWRMTLAGDTQWITAPGQFVNIALEGRYLRRPISVCDFDDSSITLIYKVVGGGTEQMSRMQAGEELDLLTGLGNGFSTRNDARRPLLVGGGVGVPPLYNLAKRLLAEGKPVQVVLGFNTASEVFYEEEFRALGCEVTVSTADGSRGVEGFVTTAIADREMDFDYFYACGPLPMLHALYNATERDGQLSFEERMGCGFGACMGCSCKTKYGNKRICKEGPVLEKGEIIW
- a CDS encoding thioredoxin family protein, producing MKPVKLFYLKSCPFCKKALRYIEEAKAAHPELAAVGIEMIEESEEPEVADTFDYYYVPTFYVDGVKVHEGGIYPDEVEKILRSALE
- the pyrF gene encoding orotidine-5'-phosphate decarboxylase, with amino-acid sequence MQHDVIIACDFKSAEDTFRFLDLFKDEARKPFLKIGMELFYAEGPSIVREIKRRGHKIFLDLKLHDIPNTVKKAMAVLSRLDVDMCNVHAAGTIEMMKAALEGLTRADGTRPLLIAVTQLTSTSEERMRGELLIDASINDTIVKYAQNTRDAGLDGVVCSPLEAGMVHEACGKEFLTITPGVRFADGDVADQVRVTTPARAREIGSDFIVVGRPITAAEDPVAAYRRCVAEFVG
- a CDS encoding dihydroorotate dehydrogenase; protein product: MVDTSVELCGLRLDNPVVPASGTFGYGNEFREFYDINVLGSFSFKGTTREPRFGNPTPRIAECEAGMINAVGLQNPGIDAVIREELPRLKTFFRKPVIANISGFSVEEYAYCCERIDKQEQVGIIEVNVSCPNVRHGGMSFGTCPDAAAEVTRAVKAVTTKPVFIKLSPNVTDIVSIARACEEAGADGICLINTLLGMRIDVARRRPVIANTMGGFSGAAVFPVALRMVYQVAKACRIPVMGCGGVTTARDVIEMMMAGATAVQVGAANLVNPYASKEIVEALPGEMERLGIEKLSDIIGIV